In Microvirga sp. 17 mud 1-3, the genomic window TCTTGAACCGCGGCCTTCGGACCTCTACCTCCGGATCATGAAAACCTCCGATTGCGACATTCTCATCGTTCCCGGCTATCAGGATTCCGAGGCCGACCACTGGCAAAGCCGCTGGGAGCGGCAGCTCTCGACAGCCCGGAAGGTCAAGCAGGAAAGCTGGGATTCCCCCAACCGCGACGCCTGGGTCGCGAAGATCGTCGAGGACGTGGCGGCGGCGGAACTGCCGGTCGTCCTCGTGGGTCACAGCCTCGGCGTCCTCGCCATTGCGCATGCGGCGCCTCAACTTGCGCCCGACAAGGTCTCGGGCGCCTTCCTGGTCGGACTGCCCGACGTGGAGCGCCCGGATTTCATGCCGGCAATCGACCGTGCCTTCGCGCCGATTCCCCGCGATCCCCTGCCCTTCCCGTCCGTCCTCGTGGCAAGCCGCACGGATCCCCATTGCGACTACGACAAGGCGGAGGACATCGCCTATGCGTGGGGCTCTGCCATCGTGGATGCGGGCGATGCCGGGCACATCAACTCCGACAGCGGCCACGGCCCTTGGCCCGAGGGCCTAATGCGTTTCGCGGGCTTCCTGAAGAAGCTCTGAACGCCACATGACGAAAAGTTCATGCGGCCTTCATGCGTCGGACAGCACGGTGGTCCGATCCTGATGTCCTCATCATCGAGGAGGAGATTTGCATGAAGACCCTTGCCATCCTGTCCGCAGCTTCCGCGCTGGCCCTCGCCGGA contains:
- a CDS encoding alpha/beta hydrolase, with product MKTSDCDILIVPGYQDSEADHWQSRWERQLSTARKVKQESWDSPNRDAWVAKIVEDVAAAELPVVLVGHSLGVLAIAHAAPQLAPDKVSGAFLVGLPDVERPDFMPAIDRAFAPIPRDPLPFPSVLVASRTDPHCDYDKAEDIAYAWGSAIVDAGDAGHINSDSGHGPWPEGLMRFAGFLKKL